A genomic window from Vigna radiata var. radiata cultivar VC1973A chromosome 2, Vradiata_ver6, whole genome shotgun sequence includes:
- the LOC106756561 gene encoding long chain acyl-CoA synthetase 2 isoform X2: MDPCNGGPNAVEFIINHAEVSMAFVQDSKIPSVLSCLGRCSNLKTIVSFGNVLTGEKKEAEELGVSCFSWEEFLQLGDLDSDIPLKKKTDICTIMYTSGTTGEPKGVIIKNEAFMAQVLSIDQMLELTDKAGTEDDVYFSFLPLAHVYDQIMETYWVYKGSSIGFWQGDVRFLMEDVQVLKPTIFCGVPRIYDRVYASIKSKISSTGALRSTLFQYAYSYKLGYMEKGLPQDRAAPLFDKLVFDKIKQALGGRVRLLLSGAAPLARHVEEFLRVTFGATMLQGYGLTESCGGCLTAISNVFSMMGTIGVPTTTIEARLESVPEMGYDALSTEARGEICLRGNTLFSGYHKRQDLTEEVLVDGWFHTGDIGEWQPNGAMKIIDRKKNIFKLSQGEYVAVENIENKYLQCPLITSIWVYGNSFESFLVAVVVPERKALEDWAVKNNYTDDFKSVYENPKARKYILDELNSTGQKHQLRGFEMLKAVHLEPIPFDMERDLITPTFKLKRPQLLKHYKDCIDQLYKEAKA, encoded by the exons ATGGATCCTTGCAATGGAG GTCCCAATGCTGTGGAGTTTATCATAAACCATGCTGAAGTTTCGATGGCATTTGTACAGGATAGCAAGATTCCTTCT GTTTTGTCATGCCTTGGTCGCTGTTCAAATCTTAAAA CTATTGTGAGTTTCGGTAATGTTCTAACTGGAGAAAAGAAGGAAGCTGAGGAGCTTGGTGTATCTTGCTTCTCGTGGGAAGAGTTTCTTCAGTTG GGAGATCTGGATTCAGACATACCACTGAAAAAGAAGACTGACATATGCACAATCATGTATACAAGTGGAACAACGGGCGAACCCAAAGGCGTCATTATTAAGAATGAGGCTTTCATGGCTCAAGTGTTGTCTATTGACCAAATGCTTGAATTAACTGACAAAGCG GGAACAGAAGACGATGTGTACTTCTCTTTCCTTCCTCTTGCTCATGTATACGACCAGATAATGGAAACCTATTGGGTTTATAAGGGTTCTTCAATTGGATTTTGGCAAGGA GATGTCAGGTTCTTAATGGAAGATGTTCAGGTGCTGAAACCAACTATATTTTGTGGTGTCCCTAGAATTTATGACCGTGTATATGCTA GCATCAAAAGCAAAATTTCATCTACAGGAGCACTGCGAAGTACATTGTTTCAATATGCATATAGCTA CAAGTTGGGATATATGGAGAAGGGTCTTCCCCAAGACAGAGCAGCACCTTTGTTTGATAAGCTTGTGTTTGATAAg ATAAAACAAGCATTAGGTGGACGAGTTCGTCTTCTGTTATCAGGAGCTGCTCCTTTGGCCAGGCACGTGGAGGAGTTTTTGAGGGTTACTTTTGGAGCTACTATGCTGCAAGGATATG GTCTTACTGAAAGTTGTGGTGGGTGTCTCACTGCAATAAGCAATGTGTTTTCTATGATGGGAACAATTGGAGTCCCTACAACGACCATTGAGGCCAGGCTTGAATCTGTGCCAGAGATGGGGTATGATGCACTCTCCACTGAAGCCCGTGGAGAAATTTGCCTGAGGGGGAATACCTTGTTCTCTGGCTACCACAAGCGTCAAGATCTTACTGAAGAAGTTCTGGTTGATGGTTGGTTTCATACAG GTGACATTGGAGAATGGCAGCCAAATGGAGCCATGAAAATTATTGACAGAAAAAAGAATATCTTTAAATTGTCTCAAGGAGAATATGTTGCTGTGGAGAATATTGAAAACAAGTATTTACAGTGCCCCCTTATAACATCG ATTTGGGTCTATGGAAACAGTTTTGAATCGTTTTTGGTGGCAGTGGTGGTCCCTGAAAGAAAGGCCCTTGAGGATTGGGCAGTGAAGAATAATTATACAGATGATTTTAAATCTGTATATGAAAATCCGAAGGCAAGAAAATACATTTTGGATGAGCTCAATAGCACTGGTCAGAAACACCAA CTTAGAGGTTTTGAAATGCTAAAAGCAGTTCACCTTGAACCAATTCCCTTTGACATGGAGAGAGATCTGATAACTCCGACATTCAAGTTGAAGAGACCGCAATTGCTCAAGCACTACAAG GATTGTATTGATCAACTATACAAGGAAGCAAAGGCATAG